In the Arthrobacter sp. 31Y genome, one interval contains:
- a CDS encoding aldolase/citrate lyase family protein has product MPIRLSPTFYSALSEAGRPLAGMWVCSGSPLVAEICAGSGLDWVLIDAEHSPNGLESILAQLHAVSGYPVQAMVRPPVNDTVVIKQYLDLGVQNLMIPMVNSAVDAATAVAAVRYPPHGVRGVGSALARSARWNRVPDYLASASETISLTVQIESEAAASAVKEILAVDGVDGIFLGPSDLAASMGLLGQQENPLVRAVVEHCLEAAKAAGKPAGVNAFNESTARAYLDAGASFVLVGADVAVLARASEGFASTFIPVSETADRDSY; this is encoded by the coding sequence ATGCCAATTCGACTAAGCCCCACCTTCTACTCGGCACTCTCCGAGGCCGGCCGGCCGCTGGCTGGCATGTGGGTCTGCTCCGGCAGCCCGCTGGTGGCCGAGATCTGCGCCGGGTCCGGTCTGGACTGGGTACTGATCGACGCCGAGCACAGCCCCAACGGCCTCGAATCCATCCTCGCCCAGCTCCATGCCGTCAGTGGTTACCCCGTGCAGGCGATGGTGCGTCCACCGGTCAACGACACCGTGGTCATCAAGCAGTACCTTGACCTGGGCGTGCAGAACCTGATGATCCCCATGGTGAATTCGGCCGTCGACGCCGCAACTGCGGTTGCCGCGGTCCGCTACCCTCCGCACGGTGTTCGCGGCGTCGGATCCGCACTGGCCCGTTCTGCACGCTGGAACCGCGTCCCGGACTACCTGGCTTCCGCTTCGGAGACCATCAGCCTCACGGTCCAGATCGAATCCGAAGCCGCAGCATCAGCTGTGAAAGAGATCCTGGCCGTCGACGGCGTGGACGGCATTTTCCTGGGCCCCTCGGATCTCGCAGCCTCCATGGGCCTGCTGGGACAGCAGGAAAATCCCTTGGTGAGGGCCGTCGTCGAGCATTGCCTTGAAGCCGCGAAAGCGGCAGGTAAGCCTGCCGGCGTGAACGCCTTCAACGAATCAACCGCCCGTGCCTATCTCGACGCCGGTGCCTCCTTTGTGCTGGTCGGCGCCGATGTTGCGGTGCTGGCCCGCGCGTCCGAAGGCTTCGCCTCAACGTTCATCCCTGTGTCCGAGACGGCGGATCGCGACAGCTACTGA
- the hpaD gene encoding 3,4-dihydroxyphenylacetate 2,3-dioxygenase: MSNFTGPIPTPTVPAPDIVRCAYLELVVTDLAKSRAFYVDLLGLHVTEEDENTIYLRSFEEFIHHNLVLRKGPVAAAAAFAYRVKSPAEVDAAEAYYRELGCRVERRKEGFTKGVGDSVRVEDPLGFPYEFFYDVEHVERLTQRYDLYSAGELVRLDHFNQVTPDVPRGRKYLEDLGFRVSEDIKDSDGVTYAAWMHRKQTVHDTALTGGNGPRLHHIAFSTHEKHNIIQICDKMGALRISDRIERGPGRHGVSNAFYLYILDPDGHRVEIYTQDYYTGDPDNPTVTWDVHDNQRRDWWGNPVVPSWYTEASLVLDLDGNPQPIIEREDKSEMAVTVGADGFSYTRPDAASGEAAEGFKLGAQV; the protein is encoded by the coding sequence ATGAGCAACTTCACCGGCCCCATCCCCACACCCACCGTTCCGGCACCGGATATCGTCCGCTGCGCCTACCTGGAACTGGTGGTCACGGACCTGGCCAAATCCCGCGCGTTCTATGTTGACCTCCTCGGCCTGCACGTCACCGAAGAGGATGAGAACACCATTTACCTTCGCTCTTTCGAGGAGTTCATCCACCACAACCTGGTCCTCCGCAAGGGCCCGGTCGCCGCAGCTGCTGCCTTCGCCTACCGCGTGAAGTCCCCGGCCGAAGTGGATGCCGCCGAGGCGTACTACCGCGAGCTGGGTTGCCGTGTAGAGCGCCGCAAGGAAGGCTTCACCAAGGGCGTTGGCGATTCCGTCCGCGTCGAAGACCCCCTGGGCTTCCCCTACGAGTTCTTCTACGACGTTGAGCACGTCGAACGCCTCACCCAGCGCTACGACCTCTACTCCGCCGGCGAACTCGTCCGCCTGGACCACTTCAACCAAGTCACCCCGGACGTCCCTCGCGGCCGCAAGTACCTTGAAGACCTCGGCTTCCGCGTCTCCGAAGACATCAAAGACTCCGACGGCGTCACGTACGCCGCGTGGATGCACCGCAAGCAGACTGTGCACGATACCGCGCTGACCGGCGGCAACGGACCCCGCCTGCACCACATCGCGTTCTCCACGCACGAGAAGCACAACATCATCCAGATCTGCGACAAGATGGGCGCCCTGCGCATCTCCGACCGGATCGAACGCGGCCCCGGCCGCCACGGTGTGTCCAACGCTTTCTACCTTTACATCCTTGACCCGGACGGCCACCGCGTGGAGATCTACACCCAGGACTACTACACCGGCGATCCGGACAACCCCACCGTCACCTGGGACGTCCACGACAACCAGCGCCGCGACTGGTGGGGCAACCCCGTGGTCCCGTCCTGGTACACCGAGGCCTCCCTGGTCCTGGACCTCGACGGCAACCCGCAGCCCATTATTGAACGCGAGGACAAGTCCGAAATGGCCGTCACCGTGGGCGCCGACGGCTTCTCCTACACCCGCCCCGACGCTGCCTCCGGCGAAGCTGCCGAGGGCTTCAAGCTGGGGGCGCAGGTCTAA
- a CDS encoding nuclear transport factor 2 family protein, giving the protein MTNDVNSWMDKYERAWTSNEPDDVRALFTEDAVYYDKPNTDKPWNGHEEIVKAWADAGDKPEDWTFEWNLLGQDGDTVFVQGLTTYLNGDPTYDNLWVIRFAEDGRAREFTEWYMARKNTPPSPN; this is encoded by the coding sequence ATGACCAACGACGTGAACTCTTGGATGGACAAGTACGAACGAGCGTGGACTTCGAATGAGCCCGACGACGTCCGGGCACTCTTCACGGAGGATGCCGTTTACTACGACAAACCCAACACGGACAAACCATGGAACGGCCACGAAGAGATCGTCAAAGCGTGGGCCGACGCCGGCGACAAGCCCGAGGACTGGACGTTCGAGTGGAACCTTCTGGGCCAGGACGGCGATACGGTATTCGTACAAGGCCTGACCACGTATCTCAACGGGGACCCCACCTACGACAATCTGTGGGTGATCCGCTTCGCCGAAGACGGACGCGCCCGCGAATTCACCGAGTGGTACATGGCTCGCAAGAACACCCCGCCCTCGCCCAACTGA
- the hpaH gene encoding 2-oxo-hept-4-ene-1,7-dioate hydratase — protein sequence MMDAKTIEAIADELLEAGRNRTPVPRLTARYPDMTVEDSYAVQQLWRRRNEEAGRTLVGRKIGLTSKAMQAATGITEPDYGAIFDDMVLDTGCSVEWDKYTHPRVEVELAFVLKSALKGPGCTIFDVLNATDYVVPALEILDSRIEMEGRTIVDTISDNAAMGAMVVGGRPVRPDAVDLRWVSAILYKNQTVEETGVAAGVLDHPANGVHWLANKIAAHGDSMKAGDIILAGSFTRPMWVYKGDTVHADYGPLGVVTCQFD from the coding sequence ATGATGGACGCGAAGACGATCGAAGCCATTGCCGACGAGCTCCTCGAAGCCGGCCGGAACCGCACACCGGTCCCGCGCCTCACTGCCCGCTACCCCGATATGACGGTGGAGGATTCCTACGCCGTGCAGCAGTTGTGGCGGCGGCGGAACGAGGAAGCCGGGCGCACGTTGGTGGGGCGGAAGATCGGCCTCACGTCCAAGGCCATGCAGGCCGCCACGGGCATCACTGAGCCGGATTACGGTGCCATTTTTGATGACATGGTCCTGGACACCGGGTGCTCCGTGGAGTGGGACAAGTACACGCACCCACGGGTTGAGGTGGAGCTGGCGTTCGTGCTGAAGAGTGCCTTGAAGGGGCCAGGCTGCACCATTTTCGATGTCCTCAACGCCACTGATTACGTGGTTCCGGCCCTCGAAATCCTGGACTCCAGGATTGAAATGGAGGGCCGGACCATCGTGGATACCATCTCGGATAACGCGGCGATGGGCGCCATGGTGGTGGGCGGCCGCCCGGTGCGGCCGGACGCCGTCGACCTCCGTTGGGTCTCCGCCATCCTGTACAAAAACCAGACAGTGGAAGAGACCGGCGTCGCAGCCGGAGTGCTGGACCACCCCGCCAACGGTGTCCACTGGCTGGCAAACAAGATCGCCGCCCACGGTGACTCGATGAAGGCCGGGGACATCATCCTGGCGGGCTCGTTTACGCGCCCGATGTGGGTGTACAAAGGGGATACCGTGCACGCGGATTACGGACCGTTGGGAGTGGTGACATGCCAATTCGACTAA